The Novipirellula artificiosorum genome contains a region encoding:
- a CDS encoding TolC family protein has protein sequence MQRTITRNAGVLTFVMILSGCAGQTFRQTPIVKAVSLPTVSGTSKIAEADALVDADAIAEAVAISEADPIGLSATDPTSAMTVQTVRFVEPVVGDEVSYDETSDGIPMDFQTALAMIGGDHPTVAAARYRVQAAYAELQQAEVLWLPSIQIGGSLHRHDGTLQASNGSITDVNRNSLQAGLGAGAVGAGSTPQPGIVAQFHFADAIFQPRIAQRTVWARQHGRTAVYNAQLRDAAVAYNRLLAAKQRFAVLMESEQRLAELTKLTTDFAESGEGLRADVDRTETEQRLVEGRLEQAKEQISVASFRLAEALSLQFGMTIEPTDPMMVPIELRSTIADPASNPDSLIAIGLSNRPELKEANCLVAEAIERYQREKSAPMVPSVILGLSQTGFGGGLGDHLGSFHDRTDLDVLAVWQIRNLGFGDRAAACRAAAISQQVRAEQIRQMDRVAREVAEANAQIGFRDARITIAQKAIGAAENSKQRNLDRIRDGQGIPLEALQSLQALEAAQMEYIQAVTEHNEAQFQLQWALGWPIT, from the coding sequence ATGCCTTGGTTGATGCGGATGCGATTGCGGAAGCGGTTGCCATTTCGGAAGCCGATCCGATCGGTCTGTCTGCGACCGACCCCACATCGGCCATGACGGTCCAAACGGTTCGCTTTGTCGAGCCCGTGGTTGGCGATGAGGTTTCGTATGATGAGACCAGCGACGGAATCCCGATGGATTTCCAGACCGCTTTGGCGATGATTGGCGGCGACCATCCGACGGTTGCAGCGGCTCGCTATCGGGTCCAGGCAGCCTATGCGGAACTCCAACAAGCAGAGGTGCTTTGGTTGCCATCGATTCAGATCGGTGGCAGTTTGCATCGGCACGATGGAACGCTTCAAGCGAGCAATGGATCGATCACGGATGTCAATCGCAATTCCTTGCAGGCCGGTCTCGGTGCCGGAGCGGTTGGAGCTGGGTCAACGCCGCAGCCCGGCATCGTGGCACAATTTCACTTCGCCGATGCGATCTTTCAGCCGCGAATAGCACAACGAACCGTTTGGGCTCGCCAGCACGGACGAACGGCGGTCTACAACGCACAACTGCGCGACGCTGCCGTGGCATACAACCGCTTGCTTGCCGCGAAACAACGGTTCGCTGTTTTGATGGAATCGGAGCAACGGCTTGCGGAGTTGACGAAACTCACCACCGACTTTGCAGAAAGCGGCGAGGGGCTGCGAGCGGATGTCGATCGAACGGAAACGGAACAACGGTTGGTTGAAGGTCGACTTGAACAAGCCAAAGAACAAATCTCTGTCGCATCCTTTCGTCTTGCCGAGGCACTGAGTCTGCAATTCGGGATGACGATAGAACCAACCGACCCGATGATGGTGCCAATCGAACTCCGCTCAACGATCGCGGACCCCGCATCGAATCCGGACTCGTTGATTGCGATCGGGCTATCCAATCGACCCGAACTCAAAGAAGCCAATTGTTTGGTCGCCGAAGCGATCGAGCGGTATCAGCGAGAGAAGTCGGCTCCGATGGTACCGAGTGTTATTCTTGGACTTAGCCAAACCGGTTTCGGTGGTGGGCTCGGCGATCATCTTGGTAGTTTCCATGATCGAACCGACTTGGATGTGTTGGCGGTGTGGCAAATCCGCAATCTTGGATTCGGCGACCGTGCGGCGGCGTGTCGAGCGGCCGCCATCTCGCAACAAGTTCGGGCGGAACAGATCCGTCAAATGGATCGGGTGGCCAGAGAAGTTGCCGAAGCCAACGCACAGATTGGATTCCGAGACGCGCGGATCACGATAGCTCAAAAAGCGATTGGTGCGGCCGAGAACTCAAAACAACGAAACCTCGATCGCATTCGAGACGGTCAAGGGATCCCGCTTGAAGCGCTGCAGTCGTTGCAAGCACTGGAAGCGGCTCAGATGGAATACATTCAGGCAGTCACCGAGCACAACGAAGCCCAATTTCAATTGCAATGGGCACTCGGTTGGCCCATCACTTAA
- a CDS encoding MBL fold metallo-hydrolase, producing MATLTFCGAAGTVTGSCSRVESGDTCFLVDCGLFQGTKTTQSLNYKPFPFDASNVDFLVLTHAHIDHSGLLPKLVKAGFTGKIFATEATCDLLEFMLKDSAYIQETNTERLNRKLAQKGEPLIEPIYSMVDAEQTLQQLERVEYAQWFTPEPGVRCRLWNAGHLLGSASAEINLQDADSEEVIRMLFSGDLGPDEKAFHPEPDAPAGFDYVVCESTYGDRNREDYTLEKRREMLREELTVALKRGGNVVIPSFAVERSQELLHDIGTLLSTGQIPECDVYLDSPLAGKVTEVFIKHAAALEDVEIEESKLFRHRRFHIVESVEESKAINHVSQGAIIISASGMCTAGRIKHHLKNNIWRRNSTILFVGYQAPGTLGQIITSGAKRVRIYGKEYKVEAAIRRLGNYSAHADQAELIDWVLERGPVNTALFLNHGEDDARAVMREELDKRGLERDKILMPHFDESFELIAGTQPVLAGVTEPRLDESLTHRDWHNVYAQFMLDLNGRLGSIDDNRQKQALMQRLAETLRK from the coding sequence ATGGCGACTTTGACTTTTTGTGGTGCCGCGGGCACAGTGACCGGTTCTTGTTCCCGTGTGGAAAGCGGCGACACCTGTTTTTTGGTCGATTGTGGGCTCTTCCAGGGTACCAAAACGACTCAGAGTCTGAACTACAAGCCATTCCCATTCGACGCATCCAACGTCGACTTCCTCGTTTTGACTCATGCCCACATTGACCACAGCGGGTTGCTGCCAAAATTGGTGAAGGCAGGTTTTACCGGTAAGATTTTCGCTACCGAAGCGACCTGCGATTTACTGGAATTCATGCTAAAGGATTCTGCCTACATCCAAGAAACGAACACCGAGCGTCTCAACCGAAAACTTGCGCAGAAGGGAGAACCGCTGATCGAACCGATCTACTCGATGGTCGACGCCGAACAGACGCTGCAGCAACTTGAAAGGGTGGAGTACGCACAATGGTTTACACCAGAGCCGGGTGTGCGATGTCGGCTATGGAACGCCGGCCACCTTCTCGGCAGCGCATCTGCCGAAATCAACTTACAGGATGCCGACTCCGAGGAAGTGATTCGCATGCTGTTTTCTGGCGACTTGGGACCGGATGAAAAAGCGTTCCATCCTGAACCCGACGCGCCGGCCGGGTTTGACTACGTGGTCTGCGAAAGCACGTACGGGGACCGCAACCGTGAGGACTACACGCTCGAAAAACGCCGAGAGATGTTGAGGGAGGAACTCACCGTTGCTTTGAAACGGGGTGGCAATGTCGTGATCCCTTCTTTTGCCGTCGAGCGAAGTCAGGAACTGTTGCACGATATCGGAACGTTGTTGTCGACCGGTCAAATTCCTGAATGTGACGTCTACTTGGATTCGCCCCTGGCCGGGAAAGTCACGGAGGTGTTCATCAAACATGCCGCTGCGTTGGAAGATGTTGAGATTGAGGAGTCAAAACTCTTTCGACATCGGCGGTTTCATATTGTCGAAAGCGTCGAAGAGAGCAAAGCGATCAACCATGTCTCGCAAGGGGCCATTATCATTTCTGCGAGCGGGATGTGCACGGCGGGCCGGATCAAACACCATTTGAAAAACAACATTTGGCGACGTAATTCGACGATTCTGTTTGTCGGCTATCAAGCCCCGGGGACCCTCGGGCAAATCATCACCAGCGGTGCAAAGCGGGTCCGGATTTATGGAAAAGAGTACAAGGTCGAAGCGGCGATCCGCCGGCTCGGCAACTACTCGGCTCATGCCGATCAAGCCGAGTTGATCGATTGGGTGCTTGAGCGCGGCCCCGTCAACACCGCATTGTTCTTGAACCACGGTGAAGACGATGCAAGAGCCGTGATGCGAGAAGAACTCGACAAGCGAGGCCTCGAGCGAGATAAAATTCTGATGCCGCACTTCGACGAGAGCTTCGAACTGATTGCGGGAACGCAACCGGTGCTGGCCGGCGTCACCGAACCCCGACTGGACGAGTCGCTAACCCATCGCGATTGGCATAACGTTTACGCCCAGTTCATGCTGGACCTGAACGGCCGATTGGGGAGCATTGACGACAATCGTCAAAAGCAAGCGCTGATGCAGCGTTTGGCCGAGACGTTGAGGAAGTAG
- a CDS encoding putative bifunctional diguanylate cyclase/phosphodiesterase — protein sequence MSLLAATTATVTIEPTSPDVVRVFGRAGTKRNSDRNSRVVLIVDDERINQQILSHLLTQKGYQTILASDGEEALQYIEKLPIDLVLLDIVMPVLDGSETLRQIREKRSEVVLPVIMVTADGDGSQVVRALNAGANDFITKPIDPDVTIARLETQMKLRDLQSALIESEQRYALASQGANDGLWDWDLMTSEVYFSPRGKQMLGMDESDSLDSTRAWLSRSHPEDMPRVQRAFDLHLAGKIPHFEAELRMLHSDGTYRWMLCRGLAVRNDRGEATRIAGSLTDITEGKVADSLTGLPNRLLFRDRLQGTIDRVGRLDEEKYAVLYFDLDNFKLVNDSLGHGAGDQLLIRVAKRLESCVRECESIVARIGGDEFAILLEKVKSQRETERVAQRVAEAISTPFTLSDGHEVFTSASIGISFVSDRHVTADELLGEADTAMYEAKQNGKSHFEVFNPAMHDAARARLELESELRRSLERDELYLRYQPIVNLSSGTLLGFEALARWEHPRLGDVSPNQFIPIAEDTGLIGAIGSRLLGIACRQMAEWKASSRFVDDLSINFNLSAKQLSQKGLADEIRAALHESCLPADCLRIEITESAIMENLHVGVELLCELRESGIRVEIDDFGTGYSSLALLHKLPLDVLKIDRSFIGKMLHSVENTAIVRTILALADSINLDVIAEGIETEAQRSQLQSMGCNFGQGYLFSKPLDCDEISQLLCQQCNPNPQRQPCSCGPFRCNSTRRFPAWTFA from the coding sequence ATGTCACTTCTAGCTGCCACGACTGCAACCGTTACAATCGAACCGACGTCGCCTGACGTTGTTCGTGTTTTCGGTCGTGCTGGCACCAAAAGAAATTCCGATCGGAATTCTCGAGTCGTGCTGATTGTCGACGATGAACGAATCAATCAGCAAATCCTCTCCCATCTTTTGACTCAGAAAGGCTATCAGACGATTCTTGCGTCGGACGGGGAGGAGGCGCTCCAATACATTGAGAAGCTTCCGATCGATTTGGTCTTGCTGGACATCGTCATGCCCGTGCTTGACGGGTCCGAAACGCTGCGTCAGATCAGAGAAAAGCGAAGCGAAGTGGTGCTGCCCGTCATCATGGTCACTGCCGACGGCGATGGGTCACAGGTTGTTCGAGCGCTCAATGCTGGCGCCAATGACTTCATTACGAAGCCGATTGATCCCGATGTCACCATCGCGAGACTTGAGACCCAAATGAAGTTGAGGGACTTGCAGTCTGCTCTGATCGAGAGTGAGCAGCGGTATGCGCTCGCATCGCAAGGGGCCAACGATGGGCTTTGGGACTGGGACCTGATGACCAGCGAGGTCTATTTTTCTCCACGCGGCAAGCAGATGCTTGGAATGGACGAATCCGATTCGCTGGATTCGACGCGGGCTTGGCTCAGCCGGAGTCATCCCGAAGATATGCCGCGCGTCCAGAGAGCCTTTGATTTGCATCTCGCCGGGAAGATCCCGCATTTCGAAGCGGAGCTGCGAATGCTGCACAGCGACGGAACCTACCGCTGGATGCTGTGTCGAGGACTCGCGGTACGTAACGATCGTGGGGAGGCGACACGGATTGCTGGTTCCTTGACGGATATCACGGAAGGAAAAGTAGCCGACTCGCTGACGGGACTTCCCAATCGTTTGCTGTTTCGAGATCGTTTGCAGGGGACGATTGATCGAGTCGGCCGTCTAGACGAGGAAAAGTACGCGGTTCTGTATTTTGACTTGGACAATTTCAAACTGGTCAATGATAGTCTCGGCCATGGAGCAGGCGATCAATTGCTCATCCGTGTGGCCAAACGATTGGAGTCCTGTGTTCGGGAATGCGAGTCGATCGTCGCCAGAATTGGCGGGGATGAGTTTGCAATCTTACTTGAAAAGGTAAAGTCTCAGCGTGAGACCGAACGTGTCGCCCAACGTGTTGCCGAAGCAATCTCGACCCCCTTTACGCTCTCCGACGGTCATGAGGTGTTTACCAGTGCGAGTATTGGCATCAGCTTTGTCAGCGACCGACACGTGACCGCTGACGAGTTGTTGGGAGAAGCCGATACGGCGATGTACGAGGCCAAACAAAACGGCAAATCACATTTTGAAGTTTTCAATCCGGCCATGCACGACGCGGCGCGAGCTCGGCTCGAACTCGAAAGTGAGCTGCGTCGGTCTCTCGAACGCGATGAGCTGTACCTGCGTTATCAGCCGATTGTCAATTTGTCTTCGGGCACGCTGTTGGGTTTCGAGGCGTTGGCAAGGTGGGAACATCCGCGACTCGGCGACGTTTCGCCGAACCAGTTTATCCCGATTGCTGAAGACACGGGCCTGATCGGAGCAATTGGATCGAGGTTGTTGGGGATCGCGTGTCGGCAAATGGCAGAGTGGAAAGCGTCATCGCGGTTCGTGGACGACCTCTCGATCAATTTCAACTTGTCTGCAAAACAGTTGTCCCAAAAGGGGCTCGCCGATGAAATTCGAGCAGCGCTTCACGAGTCCTGTTTGCCAGCCGATTGCTTGCGAATTGAAATCACGGAGAGCGCCATCATGGAGAATTTGCATGTGGGAGTGGAACTGTTATGCGAGCTTCGCGAAAGCGGCATTCGAGTCGAAATCGATGACTTTGGAACAGGCTACTCTTCGTTAGCGCTGTTGCACAAGTTGCCTTTGGATGTTCTCAAAATTGATCGTTCCTTCATTGGAAAAATGCTCCATTCGGTAGAAAACACGGCCATTGTTCGAACGATTTTGGCGTTGGCAGATAGCATCAACCTTGATGTGATTGCCGAAGGGATTGAAACGGAAGCGCAGCGGAGCCAATTGCAATCGATGGGCTGCAACTTTGGTCAGGGCTACCTGTTTTCAAAACCGCTTGATTGCGATGAAATTTCGCAGTTGCTTTGTCAACAATGCAATCCCAACCCGCAACGGCAACCGTGCAGTTGCGGGCCCTTCCGTTGCAATTCGACTCGCCGCTTCCCTGCTTGGACCTTCGCGTAA
- a CDS encoding TolC family protein has translation MTAFKFIRLSSMILLATLASGIGCATPRKQQRTIVASQFDEPKKTPKPLTASIAFNRSAEVEVSATPVSYNERPIVAPVEANTTVVSEYFVRKWSEWQCVESAITNHRRNDVAHHRIHVSMAQLRQAESTFWPQLTGNFSVTRIRQGIDTKVPASAFGVPSPNLISIPLTGEQVETATLDATLPLYVGGARKAGISIADAGLRIAKQEARLTNNDVVRVARRAYFGTILTRQMLELGLETETRLRVTQEMTQGLLDSGSEMVNRTDFLRGEVVIASVEAMIAEANAKAQLARTALANAVGADARQEIDSVEAVLPYQPINIDLEEMTAEAYAFRPDWNQMQDAVRISASQVDLAKSGLYPKLLASGALIQASDDLGGAGVITPNGDNWRIGLYAQVPLFTGFKTMNEIRQAKAQYCARQSERMLLHDGIGVQVKKAYIDLIQARDQIAATDRAWQRAVENRQLLIRGYQIGMSESKDVIEAQMTETAMKRENLMALYAWNVSLIELDYATGHCIEQLLP, from the coding sequence GTGACCGCATTCAAATTCATCCGCTTGAGTTCCATGATCTTGTTGGCCACCCTAGCAAGCGGAATCGGCTGCGCCACCCCTCGTAAGCAACAGCGGACGATCGTTGCTTCGCAGTTCGATGAACCGAAGAAGACGCCGAAGCCGTTGACGGCGTCCATCGCGTTCAACCGCAGCGCCGAAGTTGAGGTTTCGGCCACACCGGTCTCGTACAATGAACGGCCGATCGTCGCCCCCGTCGAGGCAAACACAACGGTCGTCTCTGAGTACTTCGTTCGAAAATGGAGTGAATGGCAATGTGTTGAGTCGGCCATCACAAACCACCGCCGAAACGATGTTGCCCACCACCGCATCCATGTATCGATGGCGCAACTGCGACAAGCGGAATCAACCTTTTGGCCTCAATTGACCGGGAACTTCTCGGTTACCAGGATTCGGCAGGGCATCGATACAAAGGTCCCCGCTTCCGCATTCGGAGTCCCTTCACCCAATCTGATCAGCATTCCCCTCACCGGGGAACAAGTGGAGACGGCGACGTTGGACGCGACCCTTCCACTGTATGTTGGCGGAGCTCGCAAGGCGGGTATCTCCATCGCGGATGCAGGTCTAAGGATTGCAAAACAGGAAGCGAGGTTAACGAATAACGATGTCGTTCGTGTCGCACGTCGAGCCTATTTCGGCACGATTCTGACCCGACAAATGCTCGAACTTGGGCTGGAAACCGAGACGCGATTGCGGGTCACCCAAGAGATGACGCAAGGTCTGTTGGACTCCGGTTCCGAAATGGTCAACCGGACGGACTTTCTTCGCGGCGAAGTGGTCATTGCGAGCGTCGAGGCCATGATTGCCGAAGCAAACGCAAAGGCTCAACTCGCGCGAACTGCGTTGGCGAACGCTGTTGGCGCAGACGCAAGGCAGGAAATTGATTCTGTTGAAGCGGTTCTTCCCTATCAGCCAATCAACATCGATCTTGAGGAGATGACCGCCGAGGCTTATGCATTCCGGCCGGATTGGAACCAGATGCAAGATGCCGTTCGAATTTCGGCCTCGCAAGTTGATCTCGCCAAGAGCGGTCTGTACCCAAAATTGCTCGCCTCTGGGGCGCTGATTCAAGCGTCGGACGATCTCGGGGGGGCCGGTGTCATCACTCCGAATGGCGACAATTGGCGGATCGGCCTATACGCACAAGTTCCGTTGTTCACTGGCTTCAAAACCATGAATGAAATCCGCCAAGCGAAGGCCCAGTATTGTGCTCGCCAATCCGAACGAATGCTGTTGCACGACGGCATCGGTGTCCAGGTCAAAAAAGCCTATATCGACTTGATTCAGGCGAGAGATCAGATCGCTGCAACTGACCGTGCCTGGCAGCGAGCCGTTGAAAACCGGCAGCTTCTCATTCGCGGCTACCAAATCGGCATGTCCGAGAGCAAAGACGTGATTGAAGCACAGATGACAGAAACGGCAATGAAACGAGAAAATCTGATGGCATTGTACGCATGGAACGTGTCGCTCATTGAATTGGACTACGCGACCGGACATTGCATCGAGCAACTACTGCCGTAG
- a CDS encoding phosphate/phosphite/phosphonate ABC transporter substrate-binding protein, giving the protein MRQEHFKQKTCTRDATAVRSCAVASGFLCCMSLFLAGVLHAEIRPIRYSGPVSAWPEVKRADLFTAFPIYMEEISQDLGLAVEALVPETAAQIPQQLEGNEIDGIMVQFTDLVRLQNDLEIEPAVCVVQGGQNSEQIYLITDPSSKSVADLEGSKLIVPSNREFPQYFLQSLIDEACQTRPESFFGEIESAEKQVNAVISVIRRKADACLVTRTTFETMQAMSPHLTNRLNVVAKSPEYPRATLAFRGGFDRQIKEQVILFLTHGFKKKARTRQVLVLFKVESFCVYDAGLYQEARAIVEKFGVKPTD; this is encoded by the coding sequence ATGCGACAAGAGCACTTCAAACAGAAAACGTGTACTCGTGACGCCACGGCGGTTCGCTCTTGCGCCGTTGCCAGCGGTTTCCTATGCTGCATGAGCCTGTTTCTTGCCGGCGTCCTTCACGCCGAGATTCGACCGATTCGCTATTCAGGCCCCGTATCGGCTTGGCCGGAGGTCAAACGGGCTGACCTGTTCACCGCGTTTCCAATTTATATGGAAGAGATCTCGCAAGACCTCGGTTTAGCGGTCGAAGCACTCGTTCCCGAAACTGCCGCACAGATTCCCCAGCAGCTGGAAGGTAACGAAATTGATGGGATCATGGTGCAGTTCACCGATTTGGTTCGGCTACAAAACGATTTAGAAATCGAACCGGCTGTTTGCGTGGTTCAAGGTGGTCAGAATAGCGAGCAGATCTACCTGATCACCGATCCATCCTCGAAAAGCGTCGCCGATTTGGAAGGATCAAAGCTGATTGTTCCCAGTAATCGAGAGTTCCCCCAGTACTTCCTGCAATCACTGATCGACGAAGCGTGTCAAACTCGTCCTGAGTCGTTTTTTGGAGAGATTGAGTCGGCCGAAAAACAAGTCAATGCAGTGATCAGCGTCATCCGGCGTAAGGCGGACGCCTGCCTCGTCACACGCACGACGTTTGAAACGATGCAAGCGATGAGCCCTCATCTGACAAATCGCCTGAATGTCGTTGCCAAGTCCCCTGAATACCCCCGCGCAACGCTCGCATTTCGAGGCGGGTTTGATCGCCAGATCAAGGAGCAAGTGATCCTGTTTCTGACGCATGGATTCAAGAAGAAGGCTCGAACGCGTCAAGTTTTGGTTCTGTTCAAGGTCGAGAGTTTTTGCGTCTACGATGCGGGGCTGTACCAAGAGGCCAGAGCAATCGTTGAAAAATTTGGAGTCAAACCAACGGACTAA
- a CDS encoding sensor histidine kinase: MLSIHANRPNDKGTPKVPALAPFKFSVFTKLMLPMTVIVIGCIGFMFFFRVKSQQAALYAAVEARSTTLASSLSDTYAKSLYREDYDVVINHTMEVLAANPDIQFIVIEANGDTLVFSKDGYDFLPEGEAPQTLVGRRSHSTVGDLHTDGVDLGRFEIHLSLHDFDREIASMYRRSIYEVVACFVLVLSVCWFIAQRLTKPIRNLEQVMTRMTEGDRSARATVDSDDEIGSMAIAFNKMLDKLQLTEASLLDSNQTLEERVLMRTEELSLINAKMAREIEQRKLIESELRQSEERYELAVNGVNEGIWDWDLVKSATGLVSYRSDRFKQLLGYEPEDKLGHFSEYVLAEDLPDVKDAVAKHIASQTARLDIEFRGITKSGACRWYRVRGNCIRDDQGVPIRMVGSLTDIEVEKESQKELAQLHQEMVCMSRQAGMAEVASGVLHNVGNVLNSVCVSAAVVTEQLELSRASQLGEIASMLEQHADHLGSFITEDDRGRRIPRYLGTLAKNLMAERAVTMENIDRVCDKIEHIKEIVSRQQEFARIGSVEEQLDLRDVLDDAIKMHQTSLEHCGIALVQEYETSPSVFSDKHKLMQVLVNLLGNAKQSLNQSNADGKKITVRLAMVSEDRVSVAVIDNGIGIAKEHQASIFTHGFTTKQDGHGFGLHSCALAMEQLGGSIRFASDGAGLGAAFILELPLIHSMAESTS; the protein is encoded by the coding sequence ATGTTATCCATCCACGCAAACCGACCTAACGACAAAGGGACTCCAAAGGTGCCTGCGCTGGCGCCGTTCAAGTTCAGCGTCTTCACGAAGCTGATGCTTCCAATGACGGTGATCGTCATTGGCTGTATCGGCTTCATGTTCTTCTTTCGAGTCAAAAGCCAGCAAGCGGCGTTGTATGCTGCCGTGGAGGCTCGCAGCACGACCCTAGCCAGTTCACTGTCCGACACGTACGCAAAGTCTCTGTACCGTGAAGACTACGACGTGGTCATCAACCATACGATGGAGGTGCTGGCGGCAAATCCCGACATCCAATTCATTGTCATCGAGGCCAATGGCGACACCCTCGTGTTCTCAAAGGATGGGTATGATTTTTTGCCCGAGGGTGAAGCCCCTCAAACGCTCGTAGGCAGGAGAAGCCATTCGACGGTGGGAGACCTTCATACGGATGGAGTGGATCTCGGTCGATTTGAAATCCATCTTAGCCTGCACGATTTTGACCGTGAAATCGCCAGCATGTACCGTCGCTCGATCTACGAAGTCGTTGCCTGCTTCGTTTTGGTCCTTTCGGTTTGTTGGTTCATCGCTCAGCGTTTGACGAAACCGATTCGCAACCTCGAGCAAGTGATGACTCGGATGACCGAGGGAGATCGCTCTGCCCGAGCGACCGTCGACAGCGATGATGAAATCGGAAGCATGGCGATCGCCTTCAACAAAATGCTCGACAAACTCCAGTTAACCGAAGCGTCTCTTCTCGACTCGAATCAGACGCTCGAAGAGCGAGTGCTGATGCGAACCGAGGAGTTGAGTCTGATCAATGCGAAGATGGCTCGTGAAATCGAACAACGCAAATTGATTGAATCCGAACTGCGGCAAAGTGAAGAGAGGTATGAACTTGCGGTCAATGGCGTCAACGAGGGCATCTGGGACTGGGACCTCGTCAAGTCAGCTACCGGATTGGTGAGCTATCGATCCGACCGCTTCAAGCAGTTGCTCGGCTATGAACCGGAGGACAAGCTTGGACACTTCTCCGAATACGTCCTTGCTGAGGATCTTCCCGATGTGAAGGATGCCGTCGCGAAGCACATTGCATCGCAGACGGCTAGGCTCGATATCGAATTTCGCGGGATTACCAAGTCAGGAGCGTGTCGCTGGTATCGCGTACGAGGCAATTGTATCCGAGACGACCAAGGAGTCCCGATTCGGATGGTGGGTTCCTTGACCGATATCGAGGTCGAGAAGGAATCACAAAAGGAACTGGCTCAGCTCCATCAGGAAATGGTCTGCATGTCTCGTCAGGCGGGAATGGCAGAGGTTGCGTCGGGAGTGCTCCACAACGTGGGTAACGTCTTAAACAGCGTCTGCGTCTCCGCTGCGGTGGTCACCGAACAACTCGAGTTGTCCCGTGCCTCTCAACTTGGAGAGATCGCGAGCATGCTTGAACAGCATGCCGATCATTTAGGTTCCTTCATCACCGAGGATGACCGTGGACGGAGAATCCCGAGGTACCTTGGAACACTTGCTAAAAATCTGATGGCGGAACGAGCGGTCACGATGGAGAACATCGATCGTGTGTGTGACAAAATCGAACACATCAAGGAAATCGTGTCTCGTCAGCAAGAGTTTGCTCGCATCGGTAGCGTTGAAGAGCAGCTTGATCTGCGAGACGTGCTCGACGACGCCATTAAAATGCATCAAACCAGCCTGGAGCATTGCGGAATCGCTCTGGTCCAAGAATACGAGACGTCCCCGAGCGTGTTTTCCGATAAGCACAAGCTAATGCAAGTCCTCGTCAATTTACTGGGAAACGCGAAGCAATCGCTCAACCAGAGCAACGCAGACGGAAAGAAAATTACCGTCCGCCTTGCGATGGTTTCGGAAGATCGAGTTTCCGTCGCCGTGATCGACAACGGCATCGGAATCGCCAAAGAGCACCAAGCCTCGATCTTCACACATGGATTCACAACCAAGCAGGATGGCCACGGCTTTGGCTTGCATAGCTGCGCCTTGGCGATGGAGCAACTCGGCGGCTCCATACGTTTCGCGAGTGACGGTGCTGGCCTGGGAGCCGCATTCATCCTCGAATTACCCCTGATTCACTCGATGGCAGAGAGCACATCATGA